The following proteins are co-located in the Pedobacter sp. FW305-3-2-15-E-R2A2 genome:
- a CDS encoding DMT family transporter, whose amino-acid sequence MNTKIKGYFWACISSATFGLIPLFALPLAEKGLSHDSVLCYRFALASLFLGLWMIFKKESFAVAKRELIVLTVLGVLYALSAQYLFISYDYLGVGTASTILFLYPVFVALLMAVFFKEKISLVTMAAILIAFSGISLLYKGNNGISLNPWGIGTILLSALSYAVYIVVVNKSKVQQMSGYKLTFYVMGLSSVYFLLKAQITGGLAPLPDATAIMDLTLLSLLATALSCVAMVFAVQYVGSTATAILGALEPVVAVAVGVLAFKEVITGSLILGILLILIAVSLIVLSEYFYKKIKVQH is encoded by the coding sequence ATGAACACTAAAATTAAAGGCTATTTCTGGGCATGTATTTCCTCTGCTACATTTGGCCTCATCCCTTTATTTGCTTTACCACTGGCAGAAAAGGGACTCTCACATGATTCTGTTTTATGCTATCGCTTTGCTTTAGCATCCTTGTTTCTTGGGCTGTGGATGATCTTTAAAAAGGAATCATTTGCGGTTGCGAAAAGAGAACTGATCGTGTTGACTGTCCTCGGGGTATTATACGCCCTCTCGGCACAATATTTATTCATCAGTTATGATTATTTAGGTGTGGGCACAGCCTCTACTATTTTGTTCCTCTATCCGGTATTTGTCGCCCTGCTTATGGCGGTCTTTTTCAAGGAAAAGATCAGTCTGGTGACTATGGCGGCCATTCTAATTGCTTTTTCAGGGATTTCACTTTTATATAAGGGCAACAACGGAATTAGTCTGAACCCATGGGGGATTGGCACCATTTTGTTATCGGCACTAAGCTACGCCGTTTATATCGTAGTGGTGAACAAATCAAAGGTACAACAGATGTCGGGCTATAAGCTGACCTTCTATGTGATGGGATTAAGCTCGGTATATTTCCTGCTCAAAGCCCAGATTACCGGAGGCCTGGCCCCATTACCGGATGCCACAGCCATCATGGATTTAACTCTGCTGTCGCTGTTAGCAACGGCTTTATCCTGTGTGGCAATGGTGTTTGCGGTACAATATGTAGGTTCTACGGCGACGGCCATACTTGGTGCATTAGAGCCCGTTGTTGCGGTAGCGGTGGGTGTTCTTGCTTTTAAGGAGGTGATTACAGGAAGTCTTATCCTTGGGATTTTACTGATCCTGATTGCAGTGTCATTAATTGTACTTTCTGAGTATTTTTATAAAAAAATAAAGGTTCAGCATTAA
- a CDS encoding TonB-dependent receptor — protein sequence MKILLLSLAAFVVSLPALAQKTVLSGKIKDEQNQAVPFSTLSIPALKKGLTSNQTGTYSIILPLGTYAIKASAVGYKSKTQSITLSAADTVYLDFTLEQDAKLQEVIISASRKQETLDEVPSSINIIGTKDLAVQKTINNNLSEILANTVPGLGFNTNRTSNLGQTMRGRGILIMIDGVPQSTPLRNGARDIRTIDPAAIERVEVIKGATAIYGNGADGGLINYITKKPTADKAISGQTSIGSSNFLVAPKHTFGGQAGQLLSGTVHNLDYVVSGRYEQTGLSRDANGDVLSPEYGLNDLRMWNAFAKVGYNINANNRLELMYNYFSSKQNTDYIAKAGKYGNPDSATTGVLGNRPGKAEGTPYNHNVNLHYSSQRIVGGTDLDVNLYLQDFYTLLSSSNFFEGNGQPGNLSKKKGLRVNLNSPFLISDNWNGNFVYGLDVLSDKTSTVLTDGRVSVPEMNMRNLAPYLQLKSVFLQNLIFKAGARFENINIDVPTYTTLATRNYNTGGYSGGGIVVKGDALNYNAFVFNAGLRYNKLSYFKPFISFSQSFSIGDLGLVLRSATENTLADITTKAVTANNYEAGFSSTFGKLNIEGAAYISTSKLGASYVFVNGKAQIARSPERIYGFELAADYALLDELTIGASYSYTEGKRKINDKEVYLGGDRIGPPKTTAYVSYSPLSNWLLRVQMLNAGNRKRFDPVNGKYSYGTGPMNTFTTFSFFSNYSFDKSSSIQLGVENILNKDYFTIPSQWMSDSLSYVKGNGARLTLNYLYKF from the coding sequence ATGAAGATACTTTTACTTTCCCTGGCAGCTTTTGTTGTCAGTTTACCTGCCCTTGCCCAAAAAACAGTGCTCAGTGGAAAAATCAAGGATGAACAGAACCAGGCTGTTCCATTTTCAACCCTCAGCATTCCTGCCTTGAAAAAAGGCCTGACCAGCAATCAAACCGGGACTTATTCCATCATTCTCCCTCTGGGAACCTATGCCATTAAAGCTTCAGCCGTAGGCTATAAATCAAAAACACAAAGCATTACCCTTTCTGCTGCTGATACCGTTTATCTGGATTTTACTTTGGAGCAGGATGCAAAATTACAGGAAGTGATCATTTCTGCCAGTAGAAAACAGGAAACACTGGACGAGGTTCCCTCTTCTATCAATATCATCGGCACTAAAGACCTCGCCGTTCAAAAGACCATCAATAACAACCTCAGTGAAATATTAGCCAATACCGTCCCGGGACTTGGGTTTAATACCAACCGGACCAGTAACCTTGGTCAGACCATGCGTGGCCGTGGGATACTCATTATGATTGATGGCGTTCCTCAATCTACCCCTTTACGCAACGGGGCCCGTGACATCCGGACCATAGATCCCGCAGCAATTGAAAGAGTCGAAGTGATCAAAGGGGCGACTGCAATTTATGGTAATGGCGCAGACGGCGGACTCATCAATTATATCACGAAAAAGCCGACAGCCGATAAGGCCATCAGCGGGCAAACTTCCATCGGAAGCAGCAATTTCCTGGTTGCACCAAAGCATACTTTTGGTGGTCAGGCAGGTCAGTTGCTTAGTGGAACAGTCCATAACCTGGATTATGTTGTTTCCGGACGTTATGAGCAAACCGGGCTTTCCAGAGATGCCAACGGCGATGTCCTTTCTCCGGAATATGGATTAAACGATCTGCGCATGTGGAATGCCTTTGCCAAAGTTGGATACAACATTAACGCAAACAACCGCCTGGAACTGATGTACAACTATTTCAGCAGTAAACAAAATACCGATTATATTGCCAAAGCAGGAAAGTATGGCAATCCGGATTCTGCAACGACAGGGGTTTTAGGCAATCGTCCGGGGAAAGCGGAAGGTACCCCCTACAATCACAATGTGAATCTTCATTATAGCAGTCAGCGGATAGTTGGAGGCACTGATCTCGATGTGAATTTATACTTACAGGATTTCTATACTTTACTTTCTTCCAGTAATTTTTTTGAAGGCAATGGACAACCGGGAAACCTGAGTAAAAAGAAAGGTCTACGCGTCAATTTAAACAGTCCGTTTTTAATTTCCGACAATTGGAATGGCAATTTTGTATACGGCCTGGACGTGCTTTCTGATAAGACCTCTACTGTCCTTACCGACGGCCGGGTTTCCGTTCCGGAAATGAACATGAGGAATCTGGCGCCATACCTTCAGTTAAAGTCTGTCTTTCTGCAAAACCTGATTTTCAAAGCGGGTGCGCGTTTTGAGAACATCAATATCGATGTGCCTACTTATACGACTCTGGCCACCAGAAATTACAATACTGGTGGTTATTCCGGTGGAGGAATTGTGGTTAAAGGAGACGCACTCAATTACAATGCTTTTGTATTTAATGCCGGTTTAAGGTATAATAAACTCTCTTATTTTAAACCTTTCATCAGTTTTTCACAAAGTTTCAGCATCGGCGATCTAGGGCTCGTTCTACGTTCGGCTACAGAAAATACGCTGGCAGACATAACCACTAAAGCAGTTACCGCAAACAACTATGAAGCCGGTTTCAGCAGCACATTCGGGAAACTCAATATTGAAGGAGCTGCCTATATCAGTACTTCCAAACTTGGTGCTTCCTATGTATTTGTCAATGGAAAAGCACAGATTGCAAGGTCTCCGGAGCGGATTTATGGTTTTGAGCTGGCAGCAGATTACGCATTACTGGACGAATTAACGATCGGTGCTTCTTATTCTTATACGGAAGGAAAAAGAAAGATCAATGATAAAGAAGTTTACCTTGGTGGTGATCGCATCGGCCCTCCTAAAACTACCGCTTATGTTTCCTATAGCCCTTTATCCAATTGGCTGCTCCGCGTACAAATGCTGAATGCTGGGAACCGCAAACGCTTTGATCCGGTAAATGGCAAATACAGCTATGGTACAGGACCAATGAACACCTTTACGACCTTTAGTTTTTTCAGTAATTACAGCTTTGATAAAAGCAGCAGCATTCAGCTGGGTGTAGAGAACATCTTGAATAAAGATTACTTTACGATTCCATCACAATGGATGTCAGATAGTTTGAGTTATGTGAAAGGCAATGGAGCCAGGCTGACATTAAACTACCTTTATAAATTTTAA
- a CDS encoding DUF2625 domain-containing protein, with amino-acid sequence MKSLLKNLLILGITFLSFNVTAQNKMRSLEELINTTDPAWPLIQKWADSAKNKVEILELDSASAKTTLFNTQVTTFSTLGAVVYNSGGIMVDNGWLRILGSGSPRLNRSVSEWNKGKSIKEFGEVPPYFLVADDAVGGFFAINYGAFGEDLKTIYYLAPNSLQWESLGLGYTEFLRFCFDSDLSAFYKGLRWSSWDKFIAKLDGSKSYSFSPYLWTKEGMDIEKCKRKLVPTEELYQFVMSNQREINQKPPVEPQ; translated from the coding sequence ATGAAAAGTCTCCTCAAAAATCTCTTAATACTAGGTATCACCTTCCTATCCTTCAACGTTACTGCACAAAACAAGATGCGGAGTCTGGAGGAGCTGATTAACACGACCGATCCGGCCTGGCCATTGATTCAAAAGTGGGCAGACTCTGCAAAGAACAAAGTTGAAATCCTGGAACTTGATTCAGCCAGTGCCAAAACCACGTTATTTAATACCCAGGTCACGACGTTTTCTACCCTGGGCGCGGTCGTTTACAATAGTGGTGGAATTATGGTTGACAATGGCTGGTTAAGAATTTTGGGCTCCGGAAGTCCAAGACTGAATCGTTCTGTTTCAGAATGGAACAAAGGAAAATCAATCAAAGAATTTGGAGAAGTTCCTCCTTATTTCCTCGTTGCTGACGACGCTGTGGGCGGTTTCTTCGCCATCAATTACGGAGCATTTGGTGAGGACTTAAAAACCATTTACTACCTCGCTCCCAATAGCCTGCAATGGGAATCTCTTGGACTTGGTTATACAGAATTTCTTCGCTTTTGTTTTGATAGCGACCTCTCTGCCTTTTATAAAGGCTTAAGGTGGTCTAGCTGGGATAAATTTATAGCGAAACTGGATGGCAGTAAATCCTATAGTTTTTCTCCTTATCTCTGGACAAAAGAAGGCATGGATATAGAAAAATGTAAAAGAAAACTCGTTCCTACCGAAGAACTGTATCAGTTTGTGATGAGTAACCAAAGGGAAATCAACCAAAAGCCACCTGTAGAACCTCAATAA
- a CDS encoding class I SAM-dependent methyltransferase: MTTDQIFSKDQDFDRLYPEHIQRLSRKHWSPLDISIKAADFLAEPKARVLDIGSGVGKFCLPAAYHHPDTFFYGAEQRADLVHLAELAQQKMQLSNIQFIHTNITQINFKEFDHFYYYNSFYENIDQLNSIDDTIETSIDLYLYYCKYLYAELQEKPSGTKLVTYQSLEQEIPPTYQLTSGVYGNFLKMWIKE; this comes from the coding sequence ATGACAACTGACCAGATATTCAGCAAGGATCAAGATTTCGATAGACTCTATCCCGAACATATCCAGCGGCTATCCCGCAAACACTGGAGCCCTCTTGATATCTCCATAAAGGCCGCAGATTTTTTAGCAGAGCCCAAAGCAAGGGTCCTGGATATAGGAAGTGGCGTCGGGAAGTTTTGTCTTCCTGCAGCCTACCATCATCCGGATACCTTCTTCTATGGTGCCGAACAAAGGGCTGACCTTGTTCATCTGGCTGAACTGGCGCAACAAAAAATGCAACTCAGCAATATTCAGTTCATCCATACCAATATTACTCAGATCAATTTCAAGGAGTTTGACCATTTTTACTATTACAATTCCTTTTATGAAAACATTGATCAGTTAAACAGCATAGATGACACTATAGAAACCTCTATTGATCTTTACCTGTATTACTGCAAATACCTCTATGCAGAATTACAAGAAAAACCATCCGGCACAAAACTGGTTACCTATCAAAGTCTGGAACAGGAGATTCCACCTACATACCAGCTAACCAGTGGCGTTTATGGCAATTTCTTAAAAATGTGGATTAAGGAATGA
- a CDS encoding YoaK family protein, which yields MLRHLGAKRTPQHNLKLAALLGLTAGFVNAAGFLGFSVLTTNVTGHVALFAEHLASQDWKTAQVIALWMFLFLSGAFVSGLVLSLTGANQRFSYSIPIFIEILILSFSGIYGSGYDGTLISKEIFAGSLLFAMGLQNALVSMISGSVVRTTHLTGTFTDLGIELAQFMSRSSKDKSTIKSKIKLRFTIIFFFVTGAVSGAYLFNHFGFNSFFVPIAVLCYALLYDIFRIKAKRFYQKTAIAVKGAIYKK from the coding sequence ATGTTAAGACATTTAGGGGCAAAGCGGACACCACAACATAACCTAAAACTGGCGGCACTTTTGGGGCTGACTGCCGGTTTTGTCAATGCTGCGGGCTTTCTGGGCTTTTCAGTGCTTACGACTAACGTAACAGGGCATGTGGCTTTATTTGCAGAACACCTGGCCTCACAGGATTGGAAAACCGCACAGGTCATCGCCTTATGGATGTTTCTTTTTTTATCTGGAGCATTTGTATCGGGCTTAGTTCTTTCTTTAACGGGAGCTAATCAACGTTTTTCTTATTCCATTCCCATATTTATTGAGATTCTCATTCTTTCCTTTTCGGGTATTTATGGTTCTGGATATGATGGCACTTTGATCTCAAAAGAGATTTTTGCAGGAAGTCTGCTGTTCGCTATGGGCTTACAAAACGCATTGGTTTCCATGATTTCCGGTTCGGTGGTCCGAACCACCCATCTGACAGGTACTTTTACTGATCTTGGAATAGAACTGGCCCAGTTCATGAGCAGAAGTAGCAAAGATAAAAGTACGATAAAATCTAAAATCAAACTTAGGTTCACCATTATCTTTTTTTTTGTAACTGGAGCAGTTTCAGGAGCTTATCTGTTTAATCATTTTGGATTCAATTCTTTTTTCGTACCGATAGCCGTGCTGTGTTATGCATTGCTTTATGATATTTTCAGGATTAAAGCGAAGCGTTTTTATCAGAAAACAGCAATAGCGGTAAAAGGCGCGATCTATAAAAAGTGA
- a CDS encoding Crp/Fnr family transcriptional regulator yields the protein MSLSGIFPIDKWNFTTQSILSVLSEEELNFLILRQGEQKYGKGEVIFREGVVPSGIYYIHQGKVKKYKIDKTGKEQIIYVANKGELIGYHAVLSEERYPDSAAALESSAISFIPKEDFLTVLHQSPLFAQRLLKVLSHEYTVLSNNISVFANRSAVERLAIALIVIREKFKAESPEGEKVLIDISRSDLANMAGLAKENVIRLLKELKDEGIIGSEGRKIWVEDIVKLVARSNFK from the coding sequence ATGAGCTTGTCAGGAATTTTCCCGATTGATAAATGGAATTTTACTACACAATCCATACTTAGCGTGCTTTCTGAGGAGGAACTTAACTTCTTGATTTTAAGACAGGGCGAGCAGAAATATGGGAAGGGAGAAGTCATCTTCAGAGAAGGGGTTGTTCCCTCAGGGATCTATTACATCCACCAGGGAAAAGTAAAAAAATATAAGATAGATAAGACGGGAAAGGAGCAGATTATCTATGTAGCCAACAAAGGGGAGCTGATCGGATACCATGCTGTTTTATCTGAAGAACGATATCCTGATTCGGCAGCAGCCCTGGAGAGCAGTGCGATCAGCTTTATTCCTAAGGAAGATTTTCTGACTGTTCTGCATCAATCACCCTTGTTTGCACAGCGCTTATTGAAAGTGCTGAGTCATGAATATACGGTGCTTTCTAATAACATCTCCGTTTTCGCGAACCGCTCAGCAGTAGAGCGGCTGGCAATTGCGCTGATCGTGATCCGGGAAAAATTTAAAGCGGAAAGTCCGGAGGGAGAAAAGGTGCTGATTGACATTTCAAGAAGCGATTTAGCCAATATGGCCGGACTGGCAAAGGAAAATGTCATCCGTCTCTTAAAAGAACTGAAGGACGAAGGAATCATAGGGTCCGAAGGCCGTAAAATATGGGTAGAGGATATTGTTAAACTCGTTGCCCGGTCTAACTTTAAATAA